Proteins encoded by one window of Vigna radiata var. radiata cultivar VC1973A chromosome 5, Vradiata_ver6, whole genome shotgun sequence:
- the LOC106760541 gene encoding uncharacterized protein LOC106760541 produces MNAESNFSQIAPPVFDGESYDLWAVKMETYLEVLDLWEAVEEEYEVLPLPENPTMAQIKIHKERKTRKAKVIVLEKYEAFIAYLENTRDLSKITFAEVLHAFQAQEQRSLMRKDHAVEDVGKDLTVNAPSAINLDMKLSYAKTKINKEEEAKVADQEEEEDLLFVATCHLSIESSESWLIDNGCTNHMTFNKALSKDVRPTDVTKARIGNGDYISVKGKGTVAITSCADTKFIPDALFVPEIDQNLLSVGELIEREFRVIFEDKNCLIKDAAGQDMFKVKMKGKSFPLKQLKEEQTIFKENVTEI; encoded by the exons ATGAATGCTGAATCAAATTTCTCACAAATTGCACCTCCAGTCTTTGATGGAGAAAGCTACGATCTTTGGGCTGTCAAAATGGAAACTTATCTGGAGGTTCTAGATCTTTGGGAAGCTGTAGAAGAAGAGTATGAAGTTCTTCCGCTGCCGGAAAATCCTACCATGGCCCAGATCAAAATTCACAAGGAGAGAAAAACTAgaaaagcaaag GTAATAGTGCTAGAAAAGTATGAAGCATTTATTGCTTACTTGGAGAACACAAGAGATTTGTCTAAAATCACATTTGCAGAAGTGCTACATGCATTCCAAGCCCAAGAGCAACGAAGTTTGATGAGGAAAGATCACGCTGTTGAAG ATGTTGGCAAAGACCTGACGGTAAATGCACCAAGTGCAATCAACTTGGACATGAAGTTGTCATAtgcaaaaaccaaaatcaacaaagaGGAAGAAGCTAAGGTTGCTGatcaggaggaggaggaagaccTGTTATTTGTAGCTACTTGTCACTTGAGCATTGAATCAAGTGAAAGTTGGCTGATAGATAACGGTTGTACCAACCACATGACCTTCAACAAGGCTCTTTCCAAAGATGTAAGGCCAACTGATGTCACCAAAGCCAGAATAGGTAATGGTGATTATATCTCAGTCAAAGGCAAGGGGACAGTCGCAATTACAAGCTGTGCAGACACAAAGTTTATTCCCGATGCTCTTTTTGTTCCTGAAATTGACCAAAATTTGTTAAGTGTTGGTGAACTGATTGAAAGAGAATTTAGAGTTATTTTTGAAGACAAAAATTGCTTGATTAAAGATGCAGCTGGTCAAGATATGTTCAAGGTAAAAATGAAAGGTAAAAGCTTTCCTCTAAAACAATTGAAGGAGGAGCAAACCATTTTCAAGGAAAATGTGACAGAAATCTAG